A segment of the Bos javanicus breed banteng chromosome 22, ARS-OSU_banteng_1.0, whole genome shotgun sequence genome:
AACAGAAGGGGTTAGGTGTGTAGTCGGTTTTCAGGGAAGAGAGAAGTGCAGAGCTGAGCTCTGGAGGCCTGGGCAGGCTTAGGCTGTCAGAGGCATCTCTCCTGCAGCAGTCACCACTGCGGGTCCCTGAGTCACACAGACAGAGGCATGGATGGGAACAGTGAGCAGATAGCAGGCTccctcagtgcttccaatgaagtGGAACAAACGACTAAACGTCTTTCACCCGTCTGTACCACCTGAGAATTCTTGATTACTTGGCAAAAGACAAATCTGAATGGCTTGAATTATAAATGCTGCAGATAGCTTCATGCCACTCTCCTGCGGGGCTCTGGCAGCTCCCTGGCTACTCACCCACAAAGTAGCTCATCATCTGTGGTGTGTGGTGGGGCGTGGGGGCGATGCGCAGCAGCTCCTCACCCCGGGGCACTGTGGGGTAATTGATCGCTTGGACATAGATATTATGTCTAGTCATTAGTTCATCACAGACCTCCGTGTTTCTAGCAGCATCTGCCACCTAAGATTGATAATAACAGAAGATAAGGCTGGAACCAGACAGCAGAGACTAGTCACATGCATGTCCAAGTGGCTTGGGCTCGACCTGCACATGCAAGCCTGGCAGAAAGGCAGAGTGCTGCCCCGACACCTGCAGTTTAAAGGGCTGTTCACCACAGATCAGAGAACTGAAACCATAGTGAAGTAACTTTCACACTGATCTCCCTCCTAGGCTTCAAAGGGGGGTAGCGGGAGCTCCCATGAGCCTATTGTGATGGCAGGGGGTGTGTGCACCCTGGGGATGAAGGAAGCTTTGGTGATACCAGCTCTGTTACTCAGACGAATTCAACTGTGACGCCAACAGGGCTGCCCTTTGTAGCAGGCAGAGCAAGACCTGTGTcacaatgaaatgaataaaaagccATACTTCACAGCTAGCCAAGCTCCGGCTTCCAGAGCTTCCCAGACTCAAGCTCTGTGTTTACCCTGTCAAGGCTAGTGCGCTGGAGAAGGAACCTCCAGCCTGCTGGGCTCAAAGGCTTCATTCTCATTGTGAAGTCAGCCAAAGGCAGACATGGCAGACAGCCACTGGCTACAGCCCTTGGCCCCAGCAGTCACCCTGCCCAGCCCAAGTTCAGGAAGGCGTGAACCAGAACATCTCCTGGTCAAGTGCAGAGGCCCAGCCCCCAGCAAGTCAGTCACAGACAGGCCATTACCCGGACGGGGATGATGTGACTGGGGCAGTGGACCACTGGCAGGCCAGCGTCCATCAGCATCTGCCTCATGAGCTTCACGTTGCGCTGGTGTTGGCGGCGAAGTGTTCGGCCCTCAGTGCTCCTCAGGATCCGCACAGACTCCAGTGCTCCAGCCAGCAGCATGGGCGGCAGGGAGGTGGTGAAAATGAAGCCCGCTGCGTAGGACCGGACGGTGTCGATCAGGGAACTCGTGCTGGCGATGTACCCTCCAACGCAGCCAATGGCTTTGCCTAGGAGACAGGTTCATTTATTACAGCGACTGTCCTAAATGTGCACAGCCAGGCGCTGCAGACCCTCAGAACACttactcttctctctctcctttgtttGTCCTAAGACTGAAATCAAGGGACAGCAGCCCATTTCCAAAAGGGAAAAAGCTGACTGTTACAAAAGGGTCTTGCCCAAAGACAAATGGCCAAGCTGGTGTCTGACCAGGATCAAAGCGCAGGTCTCCAGACTAGGTGTTGCACCAGCGGCTGGTCCCAGCATGCCTAACACCAAGTGCCACCTCCCTctgtcctccctgcccacccaggTCGGCTGCATCCCCCGCACTCTGCACTGCGCCTGCTCTGGACAGGGTCCAGCTGGGTGCTCACTGTGAGTGTTACCCTTCAGGCCAGAATGTCAGCCAGCTAAAGACACTAACTTGTTTTGGCAGGACCGGTATTAATTTCTACTTAAGTAATCACAAAACTCCAACAAGGAAAACTCAGACCCTGTTATGGTTGATTTAGGGCTGGcctcatttttccttcttcttgagTTCCCTTATATAATCAGGATCTCAGGTTTCAAGATTAAGGGCTCCAGAAGAGTCCTCCTCAATCTTAAATATTATGTTCTGTAATTAACATTCTTGCTTCAACCCCACACATGATTGGACTGGTATAAGATGTCACAATGGAAAATTTTTCTCTCCAGCCCTTTTCATCTCTCAGGGACCATACCTTCAAAGGGCCCACGTCATGGGAGCTCTTTACAAGAAAAGGGCAGCTGGAATCAGGACAGGACACTTGAACAAGAGTTCCCCTCCTGGCAGGGCTCTGCCCCAAGAGCCCCAGGCTCTCCTGGTCTGCACAATGTTCTCATGCCCCTTAACGGGGCTGAAGGACACTCTTTTTTGCTTGCCATTCCTTTACCAGTGCAGACCGTAAAGTGGCATTAGCCAGCCACTGCGTGTGTCTCCAACTGCTTTACTAACTTCTGAAATTCTCAAATTTGTATAgatgatgtttttatttcatagaCGAAGAGAAGGCCTGTAGTAATTGTCTGTATACTGTTCACTTATATTCTTCAAACTGAGGTAGGGGTCTGCTGTTACctccatgaggaaactgaggcacagagaagttaaccACCAATCCAAGGTCACACCGATAGTGAGTTACACAGGCAAGACTTACACCCAGCAGGCAGCATGGCTATGGAGTCTGGAGTTGCTCCAAGAGACGCTGCCTCTCAACTAGGAGGAGCAGAGGATATACAAAGACACTGGGTGAACTGGACTGTTCCCATGTGCTAGGGACAGAGCTCAGCTTCACAACCCAGCACCTGAACCTGTAGCTCCAGAAGAACAGCActaaaattcttcctttttatttctttttaatataagggAACAATCTGATGTAGAGAGAGTAAAAGCTATTGTCACGGTGTATACCTAGACCCACAACTATGTTTGGAATGAGCTCAGAGAGCAACAAATGGTACTTCCGTCATGTTAGGCTATGAGATTTACTTTGATTCCGCTGGCCAGGCCTCCATGACTCAAGGGATTCTGCTAAGCTGTGCCACtcactgagaaaatgaaaacttgCTCAAAAAAATGACCCAGGCTTTAGATGCTATCAGACCATCTCCTCACCTGACCCATTAGACCAGCAGTCcttggttttgttgtttagttgctaaattttgtccgactcttttgcaaccccatagactagtccccaggctcctctgtccatgggatttcctaggcaagaatactggagtgggttgccatttcctcctctaggggatctttctgacctagggatggaactctcatctcctgcattggcaggtggattctttaccactgagtcagaatttaattttagtATGGATTACAGACTGTGCAGAGTATACATACCAAGTGTTCCAGAAATGATGTCCATTTTTGGCATAACTCCATCCCGATCGCCAATCCCTCCGCCTTGCAGCCCGTAGAGCCCCACTGCGTGGACCTCATCCACGAAGGTGATTGCTCCAAACTCGTGGGCCACGTCACACAGCTCTTCCAGCGGGCACACTGCCCCTGAGGAGAGACCACAGACCATGCTGAAGCACTTGCTGTGTCACAGATTTCCGTTTTGGTAAGGATTAGAACACAATAACTTACCTtctaagatatttttaatatgggGAAAGCAATGAACTTCCCCCAGTTTCTGGACTGTTTGGAGATTTGGAGCTTAGTAAAAGCCAAAGTAAAATATCTACCTACAATCACCCAAATCTATACGGTGTCCCCCAACTACAAAatcctggcagaaagtgaaaagaaaagaaactacaaaaataaCATCACGCTTTTAAGTTCAGGCCCTGTTTTCATTAAAAGTTTTTAGGCTGGCCTCTAGATAGACTTACCGTCCATTGAATGGACAGTTTCAAAGGCAACAATCTTGGGGACGGCAGGGTCGGACCTCTGCAGCAGTTCCCGGAGGTGGCTGACATCGTTGTGGCGGAAGATGTACTTTGGCACTCCACTGTTTCGAATCCCTTGGATCATGGAGGCATGGTTCCCAGCGTCAGAGTAAATCTCACAGCCTAACAAGACAAAAATGCGCTTTATTGCCATCTGTACCAAAGCCATATTATTTTCTCAACAGTCAAGGACAACAGACTTGGCCCTGAAAATGCTACCTTGCCCCGTAGgaaaaagaccctgcatgccagtTTCTTTCTGGCAAAATAACTAACTAATGCTTCTCCTCTGAGAAGGCCCAAAGATATAAAATAACCCAGTGGCACACAGTTAATCTGCTTTTAAATCTGGCTGCCTCACTCCAAACTCAATCAAAAGATAACTACACATGATTAAGAGAATTCTCCAAAAGATTTTCTTGGAATACAAAGCACACTGGAAGCAATTACTGTAAGGACAAGCCCTGCAAGTCTGATTCTTCATTGTTATCCTGCTCCACTGGAACTCAGAATGTAATACTTCGTGAAGTGTTAACTCAGTTTATAAGTTCCTAGCGTATCTCTTGAGTGGTTTCGGTAAGTCTTTTTTGTCATCTTCCTGTTATTACTAAGAAACCCAGACAGTTCTAAGGCACCCACAGCAGGCTTCCTACCTGGCATCATCTTAGCCAGAGTGAAGAGGGTCGAGTCATTGGCCACAAAGCACGAGGAGAACAAGAGTGCAGCATCTTTTCCATGGAGGTCAGCCAGCTCCTGCTCCAGGTCCACGTGGAATTTACTAGTTCCAGAAATATTTCTAGTACCCCCTGctccagtaccatgctgtttcaaagtgtctctttaaaaaaaaaaaaagcaaacagaaaataaatctcaTGGTTCTGAATACTATAAGAACAGTTCCTCCCGCTAGGATCCAGGAGACTCAAACTGATGCTGATGTAGCGCTTCTTTCCCTGTGAATATGGGGCCAGGAATTTCAACCACTTCCTGTCTAGACTGGGTGGGAGAAAGTCTCAACATCAGGGTGATGATGCCTCTGGGGGGATCAAGAGCAAGTGTCCACTTACCAGTCTTAGTTGAGTTTAGTTAATTTACGAAGGTTTCTTTTCTCTGACAAACATCTCTTTCTCCAATAACATGACCTCAGGCTCTAGAGGGACATCTTGACTGATTGTCGGTTATACCCTC
Coding sequences within it:
- the ALAS1 gene encoding 5-aminolevulinate synthase, non-specific, mitochondrial isoform X2, giving the protein MRSCPSECILGRQGSRPEGSRRQGQGLVRRFHLGTCGLRHLRRVPRAEDKAAKAEVQQAPDGSQQAPDGSQQTADGTQLPSGHPSLASSQGTGSKCPFLAAEMSQGGSSVFRKASLALQEDVQEMHAVREEVAQTSVNPSVINVKTEGGELNGLLKNFQDIMRKQRPERVSHLLQDNLPKSVCTFQYDRFFEKKIDEKKNDHSYRVFKTVNRKAQCFPMADDYSDSLISKKQVSVWCSNDYLGMSRHPRVCGAVIDTLKQHGTGAGGTRNISGTSKFHVDLEQELADLHGKDAALLFSSCFVANDSTLFTLAKMMPGCEIYSDAGNHASMIQGIRNSGVPKYIFRHNDVSHLRELLQRSDPAVPKIVAFETVHSMDGAVCPLEELCDVAHEFGAITFVDEVHAVGLYGLQGGGIGDRDGVMPKMDIISGTLGKAIGCVGGYIASTSSLIDTVRSYAAGFIFTTSLPPMLLAGALESVRILRSTEGRTLRRQHQRNVKLMRQMLMDAGLPVVHCPSHIIPVRVADAARNTEVCDELMTRHNIYVQAINYPTVPRGEELLRIAPTPHHTPQMMSYFVDNLLATWKRVGLELKPHSSAECNFCRRPLHFEMMSEREKSYFSGMSKLVSAQA